The genomic window AACTCCCCAATGATTGGAAATTTACAGTCCGTGGGATCCGGGCACCTGAAATTCGATAGAAAAAGAGCTGATTCGGTATTACCAAAATTCGCAAATGTGCTATATTGAAAACTAACGCTCCCACCGGTCTCTACCACCAAGGAATTTTGGCCTTGAGAATGAAAGAGGCAATTCTCGCCATATACCACCCCTGCATTACAGTACAAGCCATATGAAGAATTATTTGCAATGGTGCAATTGATCAGATCACAAGATGCCAGAGAATCAATCGTCAAGCCAATTTGATTGTTCAATATTTTTACGTTTCTAAAAAGATTGCCCGAGCTTTCCCCTGCTATGCTGATCGTGGACCATTGGCCACTGACATCCCTGTATTCTTCCTCTAATCGAACCCCCTGAAATACTATAGGTCTATCAAAAGTTCCCTCTGCCAGAATCCTCGCATCAGAAGCGATGATTAGCCGTCCGTCATTGTAATAAAATGAATTACCCAGACTGTCCAGATATTTCGTTATTCCTCCATAGACATGAATTTTGCTACCCGCACTTATTCTCAGGGTCCCGTTCTTGATCAATACTATACCATAAAGGATATACGGTTTCGGGTCATTCCAGATGAGTTCTTTGCCCTGAAGGTCCAATTCGTACACCTTCCCTTTATTTGACTTAGCAGGAAAATAATTGGCGTTTTGTCCCCATGCTTCCAGGACAACTGATTGCGAATTATTATTGGTGATGAATACGATTTCGTCAGTGATCACAAATGGGCTTTCGCTGACATTTTGATCCGGATCTACCGTCACTTCACAAAATAAATAAATGCTATCTTTTGCACGGATTTGTACGTGCTCAAATTTTTCTCCTGCCAGTCCATCCACATTAATTCTGAATTTAGAATTTACTCCAGACTTGATTTGGATGGAACTGATTTCGATAGACTTAGAGTGGGTATTGTATATCTTGATCAGGTGCGTTGCCGAACCCAATGTCGTGAACACGGTATCGAATGATATTGTATCAGTAGAAAAACTGAGCCGGTCACCGGGATCGGTGGTAAAGTCCTCTTTAGTACAAGACATCCACATGATCAGCAGAATAAAAAGAGGTAATAATTTTTGCATGATTAATAGTTCCGGTGAATTCCTGAATCAGGAACGAAGATAGCTGACAAAATTATATTAACTTTGTACAAAATATATCCTATGTCTCAAAGACAAGAATCGAATTCTCAGAACTGGTTGATATTCATCGTTTCGACTGTACTTATGCTG from Saprospiraceae bacterium includes these protein-coding regions:
- a CDS encoding right-handed parallel beta-helix repeat-containing protein; translation: MQKLLPLFILLIMWMSCTKEDFTTDPGDRLSFSTDTISFDTVFTTLGSATHLIKIYNTHSKSIEISSIQIKSGVNSKFRINVDGLAGEKFEHVQIRAKDSIYLFCEVTVDPDQNVSESPFVITDEIVFITNNNSQSVVLEAWGQNANYFPAKSNKGKVYELDLQGKELIWNDPKPYILYGIVLIKNGTLRISAGSKIHVYGGITKYLDSLGNSFYYNDGRLIIASDARILAEGTFDRPIVFQGVRLEEEYRDVSGQWSTISIAGESSGNLFRNVKILNNQIGLTIDSLASCDLINCTIANNSSYGLYCNAGVVYGENCLFHSQGQNSLVVETGGSVSFQYSTFANFGNTESALFLSNFRCPDPTDCKFPIIGELNAEFNNCIFSGGDRDEFIFKKNESVGYFIHFRNCFMKLNDPVIAKLDEFKTSYTQDCIFSSQLDHLFKDISKADFHLDTLSQVEGKAFPISSIDKDLDNQLRDSGKPDIGCFEYID